In Micromonospora sp. WMMD980, the following are encoded in one genomic region:
- a CDS encoding GPW/gp25 family protein has translation MRAFRFVGAGFDAGRAGGLALTAAGGLAMTEGDETVRQALYLLLSTTPGERLMRPGYGSRLHRLVFAPNDDTTAGLAIHYVRQAIRRWEPRIEVLDVDAGADPDDPWRLVIRLDYRVRASLSPGQLVFSVDLLPPDDDPGDRPGEEVTP, from the coding sequence GTGAGGGCCTTCCGCTTCGTCGGCGCCGGCTTCGACGCCGGTCGCGCCGGTGGGCTCGCGCTGACCGCCGCCGGCGGCCTGGCCATGACCGAGGGCGACGAGACGGTACGCCAGGCGCTGTACCTGCTGCTCTCCACCACCCCGGGCGAGCGGCTGATGCGTCCCGGCTACGGCTCCCGACTGCACCGGCTGGTCTTCGCGCCGAACGACGACACCACCGCCGGGCTGGCGATCCACTACGTGCGGCAGGCGATCCGGCGCTGGGAGCCGCGGATCGAGGTGCTCGACGTGGACGCCGGGGCGGACCCGGACGACCCGTGGCGGCTGGTGATCCGGCTGGACTACCGGGTGCGGGCCAGCCTCTCCCCTGGCCAGTTGGTGTTCTCCGTCGACCTGCTGCCGCCCGACGACGACCCCGGCGACCGGCCGGGCGAGGAGGTCACGCCATGA
- a CDS encoding phage baseplate assembly protein V: MTRAATVTLDGRSLADPTRLRGIRVAARLDLPTQCELALATAPGAGALDPPVRPGADLDVRLDGHPEALFAGEVTAVEVAYAGDGAALLRIRAYDPLHRLRKRQELRVFESVTAAELAGELCAGLGLSVAAETDGPRLDRLLQHRHTDLELLREVAGRAGLHLSVDGDRLRLLTLDGHGEPVPLTLGETVHALRITENLDRAGAECAALGWHPQRAEPLGQRAGEARSGRRIPLRPEPGDVGADGVRTAVDQPARSDDELAALAQAGLDARVAALVTAEGTAEGDPALRPGRRITLAGVPEPVAGVYVLTEVVHTVDADGHLTRFSTAPPEPPPVAVPPAATVTLGTVTDIDDPDGLGRARVTLPAYGDLDAGWLAVVCPGAGRGKGIVALPDPDDTVLVALPGGEPASGVVLGSLFGAVEPYDAGIVSGRSRRWSMRTGTGQSIVIDDDGRTLRLATDVGSFVELRPELTTVHAAGDLVLSAPGRAMVVRAKTVDFLHAPAAEDAETAAAQARTLARSSGGG, translated from the coding sequence ATGACCCGGGCCGCGACGGTGACCCTGGACGGCCGGTCGCTGGCCGACCCGACCCGGCTGCGCGGGATCCGGGTCGCCGCCCGGCTGGACCTGCCGACGCAGTGCGAGCTGGCCCTCGCCACCGCGCCCGGCGCGGGCGCCCTCGACCCGCCGGTACGCCCCGGCGCCGACCTCGACGTGCGCCTGGACGGCCACCCGGAGGCCCTGTTCGCCGGCGAGGTGACCGCCGTGGAGGTGGCGTACGCCGGTGACGGCGCGGCGCTGCTGCGGATCCGGGCGTACGACCCGCTGCACCGGCTGCGCAAGCGGCAGGAGCTGCGGGTGTTCGAGTCGGTGACGGCCGCCGAGCTGGCCGGCGAGCTGTGCGCCGGGCTGGGCCTGAGCGTGGCCGCCGAGACCGACGGGCCACGCCTGGACCGGCTGCTCCAGCACCGGCACACCGACCTGGAGCTGCTCCGCGAGGTGGCCGGCCGGGCCGGTCTGCACCTGAGTGTGGACGGCGACCGGCTGCGGCTGCTCACCCTCGACGGGCACGGCGAGCCGGTGCCGCTGACCCTCGGCGAGACCGTGCACGCGCTACGGATCACCGAGAACCTGGACCGGGCCGGCGCGGAGTGCGCCGCGTTGGGCTGGCACCCGCAACGCGCCGAGCCGCTCGGCCAGCGGGCCGGCGAGGCACGCAGCGGGCGGCGGATCCCGCTGCGCCCGGAGCCGGGCGACGTCGGCGCGGACGGGGTGCGCACCGCGGTGGACCAGCCGGCGCGCAGCGACGACGAGCTGGCCGCGCTGGCCCAGGCCGGGCTGGACGCGCGGGTCGCCGCGCTGGTCACCGCCGAGGGCACCGCCGAGGGGGATCCGGCGTTGCGGCCGGGCCGGCGGATCACGCTGGCCGGCGTCCCGGAGCCGGTGGCCGGTGTGTACGTGCTCACCGAGGTGGTGCACACGGTGGACGCCGACGGCCACCTGACCCGGTTCTCCACCGCCCCGCCCGAGCCGCCCCCGGTGGCCGTGCCCCCGGCCGCGACGGTCACGCTCGGCACGGTCACCGACATCGACGACCCCGACGGGCTGGGCCGGGCCCGGGTGACGCTGCCCGCATACGGGGACCTGGACGCCGGCTGGCTCGCCGTGGTCTGCCCGGGGGCCGGCCGGGGCAAGGGGATCGTCGCGCTGCCCGACCCGGACGACACCGTGCTGGTGGCGCTGCCCGGCGGCGAACCGGCGTCGGGCGTGGTGCTCGGCTCGCTGTTCGGCGCGGTGGAGCCGTACGACGCGGGGATCGTCTCCGGCCGGTCCCGGCGGTGGTCGATGCGCACCGGCACCGGCCAGTCGATCGTCATCGACGACGACGGGCGCACGCTGCGACTGGCCACCGACGTGGGCAGCTTCGTCGAGCTGCGCCCCGAGCTGACCACCGTGCACGCCGCCGGCGACCTGGTGCTCTCCGCGCCGGGGCGGGCCATGGTGGTGCGCGCGAAGACCGTCGACTTCCTGCACGCCCCGGCGGCCGAGGACGCCGAGACCGCCGCCGCCCAGGCCCGTACCCTCGCCCGTTCCTCCGGAGGTGGCTGA
- a CDS encoding phage tail protein, translating to MPTTATPQPGAPVDPYRAYHFKLLINGVTNGHFTEVSGFEVAIPSLAYREAGNERIRAVPGQVEYAPVTLHFGLTNARELWDWVNAAAKGTVNRRNVSVVLLDPAGTAEVLRWNMINAWPTRWRGAHLNTLSQEIAIEALTLAYEGLELESGSAAAPATA from the coding sequence ATGCCGACCACGGCCACCCCGCAGCCGGGCGCGCCCGTCGACCCGTACCGGGCGTACCACTTCAAGCTGCTCATCAACGGCGTCACCAACGGACACTTCACCGAGGTCAGCGGCTTCGAGGTGGCGATACCGTCGCTCGCCTACCGGGAGGCCGGCAACGAGCGCATCCGGGCCGTGCCCGGGCAGGTCGAGTACGCGCCGGTGACGCTGCACTTCGGCCTGACCAACGCCCGCGAGCTGTGGGACTGGGTGAACGCGGCGGCGAAGGGCACGGTCAACCGACGCAACGTGTCGGTGGTGCTGCTCGACCCCGCCGGCACCGCCGAGGTGCTGCGCTGGAACATGATCAACGCGTGGCCGACGCGGTGGCGGGGCGCCCACCTGAACACCCTCTCCCAGGAGATCGCGATCGAGGCGCTGACCCTGGCGTACGAGGGACTGGAGCTGGAGTCCGGCAGTGCGGCCGCCCCGGCGACCGCGTGA
- a CDS encoding phage tail sheath subtilisin-like domain-containing protein, which yields MPTYFSPGIYVEEVPSGARPIGPVGTSTAAFVGVAPNRAAYVDRPMAVNSWTEFLRLYADGEHLESTPLARAVFGFLDNGGTRCWVVNVGEGGQLTGVGGRRGGLQVLEAIDEISILAAPGYHDPVSHEALISMAERLRTMVAICDPPPEVADVSRLTRVATPGKPAKPAEPSAGKPAEGTPKDGDDDAPGSGGDRPRQSDFAAFYFPWIRVRDPLGGDLVLTPPSGHVAGIWARTDALRGVHKAPANEPVRGAVDLAYRVTRPEHDVLNPKGVNVIRFFAGEGIRLWGARTLAAEASEWRYLNVRRLSISIEQAIANGTRWMVFEPNDFTLWRSIRRDIGAFLTRVWRDGALLGRTPEEAFFVKCDEETNPADVRDAGMVVAHIGIAVVKPAEFVVFKLSQWAGGTETETIGG from the coding sequence ATGCCCACCTACTTCTCCCCCGGCATCTACGTCGAGGAGGTGCCCTCCGGGGCCCGTCCGATCGGGCCGGTCGGCACCAGCACCGCCGCCTTCGTCGGGGTGGCGCCGAACCGCGCCGCGTACGTCGACCGGCCGATGGCGGTCAACAGCTGGACCGAGTTCCTGCGCCTCTACGCCGACGGCGAGCACCTGGAGAGCACCCCGCTGGCCCGGGCCGTGTTCGGCTTCCTGGACAACGGCGGCACCCGCTGCTGGGTGGTCAACGTCGGCGAGGGCGGCCAGCTCACCGGCGTCGGCGGGCGGCGCGGCGGCCTGCAGGTGCTGGAGGCGATCGACGAGATCTCCATCCTGGCCGCGCCCGGCTACCACGATCCGGTCTCGCACGAGGCCCTGATCAGCATGGCCGAGCGGCTGCGCACCATGGTGGCGATCTGCGACCCGCCGCCCGAGGTGGCCGACGTCTCCCGGCTCACCCGGGTCGCCACGCCCGGCAAACCCGCCAAGCCGGCCGAGCCGTCGGCCGGCAAGCCCGCCGAGGGTACGCCGAAGGACGGTGACGACGACGCGCCCGGCAGCGGCGGCGACCGGCCCCGGCAGTCCGACTTCGCCGCCTTCTACTTCCCCTGGATCCGGGTCCGCGACCCGCTCGGCGGAGACCTCGTGCTCACCCCGCCGAGCGGGCACGTGGCCGGCATCTGGGCCCGCACCGACGCGCTGCGCGGCGTGCACAAGGCGCCGGCGAACGAGCCGGTACGCGGCGCGGTCGACCTGGCGTACCGGGTCACCCGGCCGGAGCACGACGTGCTGAACCCCAAGGGCGTCAACGTGATCCGGTTCTTCGCCGGCGAGGGCATCCGGCTCTGGGGCGCCCGTACGCTCGCCGCCGAGGCCAGCGAGTGGCGTTACCTGAACGTGCGGCGGCTCTCCATCTCCATCGAGCAGGCGATCGCCAACGGCACCCGCTGGATGGTGTTCGAGCCGAACGACTTCACGCTGTGGCGCTCGATCCGGCGCGACATCGGCGCGTTCCTGACCCGGGTGTGGCGCGACGGCGCGCTGCTCGGCCGCACGCCGGAGGAGGCGTTCTTCGTCAAGTGCGACGAGGAGACCAACCCGGCCGACGTCCGCGACGCCGGAATGGTGGTCGCGCACATCGGCATCGCGGTGGTCAAGCCCGCGGAGTTCGTGGTGTTCAAGCTGAGCCAGTGGGCCGGCGGCACCGAGACCGAGACGATCGGAGGCTGA
- a CDS encoding carboxypeptidase-like regulatory domain-containing protein, translated as MTGAIEAAVADVTSWLAGAAGQPVPVGPPRDDPGGGLTVWPLDLRPARQTATGGAAREPYRFVVRLLVSGGGPAALPALDRVLAAATTGSGRPELVLDAGDPALWRALGVAPRPALLLDVPARIDRPAPTAPPVRQPLRLRQLDMRTLDGRVVGPQDQPLAAMRVELVGTAQATETDAAGRFRLVGVPHDPDAPDRPVRIRLVGRGRVHTAELDPAGDDLVVVHAPD; from the coding sequence ATGACCGGTGCGATCGAGGCGGCCGTCGCGGACGTCACGTCCTGGCTGGCTGGGGCGGCGGGTCAGCCCGTCCCGGTCGGCCCGCCGCGTGACGACCCGGGCGGCGGCCTCACGGTCTGGCCGCTGGACCTGCGACCGGCCCGGCAGACCGCGACCGGCGGCGCGGCACGCGAGCCGTACCGGTTCGTGGTCCGGCTGCTGGTCAGCGGCGGCGGGCCGGCGGCGCTGCCGGCGCTGGACCGGGTGCTCGCCGCGGCCACCACCGGCTCCGGCCGGCCGGAGCTGGTGCTCGACGCCGGTGACCCGGCGCTGTGGCGGGCGCTCGGCGTGGCGCCCCGGCCGGCGCTGCTGCTCGACGTGCCGGCGCGGATCGACCGGCCGGCGCCGACCGCGCCGCCGGTGCGGCAGCCGCTGCGGCTGCGGCAGCTCGACATGCGCACGCTCGACGGCCGGGTGGTCGGTCCGCAGGACCAGCCGCTCGCCGCGATGCGGGTGGAGCTGGTCGGCACCGCCCAGGCCACCGAGACCGACGCCGCCGGCCGGTTCCGGCTGGTCGGCGTGCCGCACGACCCCGACGCCCCGGACCGTCCGGTGCGGATCCGGTTGGTCGGCCGGGGGCGCGTGCACACCGCCGAGCTGGACCCGGCCGGCGACGACCTGGTCGTCGTCCACGCCCCCGACTGA
- a CDS encoding glycine zipper family protein — MVFGILSAAVQIVFGAVLGQLAAGTVGLLVGAVVGLLVGGPFGWATASAGTYGADAKGIFLFVVDHTWSLLNTFTGALYLALHLVFGHQLDRVVSAGSGRVNVVEGVSPRYATTIGTVCAGSSPGSQRHEDVHVFQARLLGPLYLPLVALNYALFTIAPVWLLWHDHTNAPINRCTRYFEIGVYPHVWNEAIAYRIQGTPPR, encoded by the coding sequence ATGGTCTTCGGCATCCTCAGCGCCGCCGTCCAGATCGTCTTCGGCGCCGTTCTCGGGCAGCTCGCCGCCGGCACCGTCGGCCTGCTGGTCGGCGCGGTCGTCGGCCTGCTCGTCGGCGGCCCGTTCGGCTGGGCGACCGCCTCGGCCGGCACCTACGGCGCCGACGCGAAGGGGATCTTCCTCTTCGTGGTCGACCACACGTGGAGCCTGCTCAACACGTTCACCGGCGCGCTCTACCTGGCCCTGCACCTGGTCTTCGGCCACCAGCTCGACCGGGTCGTGTCGGCCGGCAGCGGCCGGGTCAACGTGGTCGAGGGCGTCTCACCCCGCTACGCCACCACCATCGGCACGGTCTGCGCCGGGTCCAGCCCGGGCAGCCAGCGCCACGAGGACGTGCACGTGTTCCAGGCCCGGCTGCTCGGGCCGCTCTACCTGCCGCTGGTCGCGCTCAACTACGCGCTGTTCACCATCGCCCCGGTGTGGCTGCTCTGGCACGACCACACGAACGCGCCGATCAACCGGTGCACCCGCTACTTCGAGATCGGCGTCTACCCGCACGTCTGGAACGAGGCCATCGCGTACCGGATCCAGGGGACGCCGCCGCGATGA
- a CDS encoding DUF3153 domain-containing protein, which yields MNTRLRRSRIFSIAVCLALVAALSGCMQLNLGLTVNPDDTISGQLLLTAQKSVLKQRNPDVAVAFAELRQNIPTLPAGTETRYEDPNYYGIQISYRRTPLAQFTSESVNLVRDGDLYRFSLPLDPKKYGGKVAEQDPRNQQAFMTLMSFEISVTFPGRVLDTNGTRTGRSVSWKVIANQPKPAELRAVAEAPPPPATSAAAAVVSGGSFPWLLVVGAVVVLLLVAAVVVVLLLRRRRGGSPADPSNAPTTGPATPATSGAPAPPTGPPV from the coding sequence ATGAATACGAGACTCCGCCGCAGCCGGATATTCAGCATCGCGGTGTGTCTCGCCCTCGTGGCGGCACTGAGCGGCTGCATGCAGCTCAACCTCGGGTTGACCGTGAACCCCGACGACACCATCTCCGGCCAGCTCCTGCTGACCGCGCAGAAGTCCGTACTCAAACAGCGCAACCCGGACGTGGCGGTGGCTTTCGCCGAACTGCGGCAGAACATTCCCACGCTTCCCGCCGGCACCGAGACCCGCTACGAGGACCCCAACTACTACGGCATTCAGATCAGCTACCGGAGAACGCCGCTGGCACAATTCACGAGCGAGAGCGTGAATCTTGTTCGGGATGGCGATCTCTATCGCTTCTCGCTCCCCCTGGATCCGAAGAAGTACGGCGGAAAGGTGGCCGAACAGGATCCCCGGAACCAGCAGGCGTTCATGACCTTGATGTCGTTCGAGATCTCCGTGACGTTCCCCGGCCGGGTGCTCGACACCAACGGCACCAGAACCGGCCGCTCGGTGAGCTGGAAGGTGATCGCCAACCAGCCCAAGCCGGCCGAGTTGCGAGCCGTCGCCGAGGCGCCGCCGCCACCCGCCACCAGCGCGGCCGCCGCCGTGGTCAGCGGTGGCTCGTTCCCCTGGCTGCTGGTCGTCGGCGCGGTGGTCGTGCTGCTGCTGGTCGCCGCCGTGGTGGTCGTGCTGCTGCTGCGCCGCCGCCGGGGCGGGAGTCCGGCCGACCCGTCGAACGCGCCCACCACCGGACCGGCGACGCCGGCCACGTCCGGCGCGCCGGCACCGCCCACCGGCCCGCCGGTCTGA
- a CDS encoding recombinase family protein — protein sequence MVRRKARSGNQGRFDSKDALLAGGVEVRALRYQRASQDKKEQGKSVHDQGVLNLAEITKRSWTDAGSFTDNHRSASRRATKEREQFELLIEQIRAGKGDVLVVWEISRKERDLAVFVKIRDMCHEVGLNFWLVGGVLYDLRDKNDRMMLGFQAVQAEWMADSIRDNVLRGIVGAAEAGRPHGKITYGYRRIYDQRTRALLRQEPDTEIRTAVAADGTVTQYSRAQVVRDNFRKVSEGMPLTAVEAELNRLGIPASEGGLWRRGILRKQVMNPAYIGKRVLRGEIVGDGIWPALVDEETYWSVVRMLGDPSRTTTRPARAVHLLSYLVRCGICDGPLSSQKVNRHGWTGQVYSCLHKRCAAVKAEFLDEYVQRTVVAWLSRPDVYDILTAASATDEEVAHARAEAQRLRGELEDWRKLGEEGEVTAIAYARAEKGLLAQIAEHEQRAADAGIPAVLRGRIGDQAVQAWQELDDDIAVKREIIRLIADIKLLRAGFKGERRTFGRHRLDWRWKFGPQDQRTA from the coding sequence ATGGTACGGCGGAAGGCCCGGTCGGGGAACCAGGGCCGGTTCGACAGCAAGGACGCGCTGCTGGCCGGTGGCGTAGAGGTGCGGGCGTTGCGGTATCAGCGCGCGAGTCAGGACAAGAAGGAACAGGGCAAGAGCGTCCACGACCAGGGCGTGCTGAACCTGGCGGAGATCACGAAGCGGTCCTGGACGGACGCGGGGTCGTTCACGGACAACCACCGCTCGGCCAGCCGCCGCGCCACGAAGGAGCGGGAGCAGTTCGAGTTGTTGATCGAGCAGATCCGCGCGGGCAAGGGCGACGTGCTGGTGGTCTGGGAGATCTCCCGCAAGGAACGCGACCTCGCCGTGTTCGTGAAGATCCGCGACATGTGCCACGAGGTCGGTCTCAACTTCTGGCTCGTCGGCGGAGTGCTGTACGACCTGCGGGACAAGAACGACCGGATGATGCTCGGCTTCCAGGCGGTACAGGCCGAGTGGATGGCCGACTCGATCCGCGACAACGTGCTGCGCGGCATCGTCGGCGCCGCCGAGGCCGGTCGTCCGCACGGGAAGATCACCTACGGGTACCGGCGGATCTACGACCAGCGCACCCGCGCCCTGCTGCGTCAGGAGCCGGACACCGAGATCCGCACGGCCGTGGCGGCCGACGGGACGGTGACGCAGTACTCACGGGCGCAGGTGGTGCGGGACAACTTCCGCAAAGTCTCCGAGGGCATGCCGCTGACCGCCGTCGAGGCCGAACTCAACCGGCTCGGGATTCCCGCCTCCGAGGGAGGACTCTGGCGGCGCGGCATCCTGCGCAAGCAGGTGATGAACCCGGCCTATATCGGCAAGCGGGTGCTCCGAGGCGAGATCGTCGGCGACGGCATCTGGCCCGCACTCGTCGACGAGGAGACGTACTGGTCGGTGGTGCGGATGCTGGGCGACCCGTCGCGCACGACGACCCGGCCCGCCCGCGCGGTGCATCTGCTGTCGTACCTGGTGCGCTGCGGAATTTGCGACGGGCCGCTGTCGTCGCAGAAGGTGAACCGGCACGGCTGGACCGGGCAGGTGTACTCCTGCCTGCACAAGCGGTGCGCCGCGGTGAAGGCCGAGTTCCTGGACGAGTACGTGCAGCGCACGGTGGTGGCGTGGCTGTCGCGCCCCGACGTGTACGACATCCTCACCGCCGCCAGCGCCACCGACGAGGAAGTTGCCCACGCCCGCGCCGAAGCCCAACGGCTGCGCGGGGAGTTGGAGGACTGGCGCAAGCTGGGCGAGGAGGGCGAGGTCACCGCGATCGCCTACGCCCGCGCCGAGAAAGGCCTCCTCGCGCAGATCGCCGAGCACGAGCAACGCGCTGCCGACGCCGGGATCCCGGCCGTGCTGCGCGGGCGCATCGGTGACCAAGCGGTGCAGGCGTGGCAGGAACTTGATGACGACATCGCGGTCAAGCGGGAGATCATCCGCCTCATCGCCGACATCAAACTCCTGCGTGCCGGGTTCAAGGGCGAACGCCGCACCTTCGGCCGCCACCGCCTGGACTGGCGGTGGAAGTTTGGCCCGCAGGACCAGCGAACGGCCTGA
- a CDS encoding phage Gp37/Gp68 family protein, with translation MGDRSAIEWTEATWNPTTGCDRVSRGCDNCYALTLAKRLKAMGQPRYQRDGDPRTSGPGFGLTLHPDSLELPLTWKRPRLVFVNSMSDLFHAQVPTSFVRQVFEVIEATPQHTYQVLTKRARRLRRVAPSLTWPSNLWMGVSVEDLSAVHRIDDLRTVPAALRFLSCEPLLGPLPGLQLDGIGWVIAGGESGANARQLDPAWVVDLRDQCTSVEVPFFFKQWGGRTPKAGGRVLNGRTWDDMPLSLAAAC, from the coding sequence ATGGGTGACCGCAGTGCCATCGAATGGACGGAGGCGACGTGGAACCCGACGACGGGCTGCGATCGCGTGAGCCGCGGATGCGACAACTGTTACGCGTTGACGCTGGCCAAACGGCTCAAGGCGATGGGACAGCCGCGGTACCAGCGGGATGGAGACCCGCGGACGAGTGGGCCAGGGTTCGGGCTGACGCTGCATCCGGACAGCCTTGAGTTGCCACTGACTTGGAAACGTCCTCGTCTTGTGTTTGTGAACTCGATGAGTGACCTGTTCCACGCCCAGGTGCCGACGAGTTTCGTTCGCCAGGTCTTCGAGGTCATCGAGGCGACCCCGCAGCACACATATCAGGTCTTAACCAAACGAGCCCGCCGCCTACGCCGGGTAGCCCCCTCCCTGACCTGGCCCTCCAACTTGTGGATGGGCGTCTCCGTCGAGGACCTCAGCGCTGTGCACCGAATCGATGATCTTCGGACAGTGCCGGCGGCGCTGCGGTTCCTGTCGTGTGAACCATTGCTGGGCCCGCTCCCGGGCTTGCAGCTAGACGGCATCGGCTGGGTGATCGCAGGCGGCGAGAGCGGCGCCAACGCCCGACAGTTAGACCCGGCATGGGTCGTAGACCTGCGCGATCAATGCACCAGCGTCGAGGTGCCGTTCTTCTTTAAGCAGTGGGGCGGACGGACGCCCAAGGCTGGCGGCCGTGTCTTGAATGGCCGGACCTGGGACGACATGCCCCTCAGCCTAGCCGCCGCCTGCTGA
- the tcmP gene encoding three-Cys-motif partner protein TcmP, translating to MPVDGPVPWPCAEHTGAKHDIYRHYLGKWFPILLAYSNAYPSVTYAEGFAGPGIYSGGEPGSPVIAIRALVENVPPTKGVARFVFIDDDQRCVDMLRKTLQQAFPDRPRSKDAMPVTMGKGTCADDLEAALDRIGAWGQPIFANRSLSSQLRHFLDFV from the coding sequence ATGCCGGTCGACGGTCCGGTGCCGTGGCCGTGTGCGGAACACACGGGCGCGAAGCACGACATCTACCGCCACTACCTCGGAAAGTGGTTTCCCATCCTGCTCGCCTACTCCAACGCCTACCCCTCGGTCACCTACGCGGAGGGATTCGCCGGGCCCGGCATCTACAGCGGCGGGGAACCGGGCTCGCCTGTCATCGCGATCCGCGCCCTCGTCGAGAACGTCCCCCCGACCAAGGGCGTCGCCCGATTCGTCTTCATCGATGACGACCAGCGTTGCGTCGACATGCTGCGGAAGACCCTGCAACAAGCTTTTCCCGACCGGCCGAGGTCCAAGGATGCGATGCCCGTGACGATGGGCAAAGGCACCTGCGCCGACGATCTCGAAGCCGCGCTGGACCGCATAGGCGCCTGGGGCCAACCGATATTCGCGAACCGGAGCCTGTCAAGTCAACTGAGACATTTTCTTGATTTTGTTTAG
- a CDS encoding IS3 family transposase codes for MTPAWGIAGACRLTGVSRATLYRHRVPPLISRPRTARRPPPSALSEAEREQVLQLLNRPEYQDLAPAQVWARELDEGRWWCSESTMYRILRAAGQSGEHRSQASHPARTKPELVADAANQVWSWDITKLRGPQKGVWFHLYTVIDIWSRYVVGHLVAAHEDGQLAEALIADAAARERVDADQLTVHADRGAAMTSKTVTQLLTDLKIGRSHSRPKTSNDNPYIEASFKTLKYDPTFPERFGSIQHARQHCEAFYTYYNHEHRHSGVGLHTPASVHHGTAGQIREQRQQTLDAAWAAHPQRFGRRRPRPPRLPDRAWINKPDNSDPEQTTASPVPNQPAAQS; via the coding sequence CTGACCCCGGCGTGGGGCATCGCCGGGGCCTGCCGGCTGACCGGTGTTTCCCGCGCGACGCTCTACCGGCACCGCGTACCACCGCTAATCTCACGGCCGCGGACCGCGCGCAGGCCACCGCCGTCGGCGTTGTCCGAGGCGGAACGTGAGCAGGTGCTGCAACTGCTAAACCGGCCCGAGTACCAAGATCTGGCGCCGGCGCAGGTGTGGGCCCGCGAGCTCGACGAGGGCCGCTGGTGGTGCTCGGAGTCCACGATGTACCGGATCTTGCGGGCTGCCGGGCAGAGCGGCGAACACCGCAGCCAGGCCAGCCATCCGGCCCGCACCAAACCCGAACTCGTGGCCGACGCGGCGAACCAGGTCTGGTCCTGGGACATCACCAAGCTGCGCGGCCCGCAGAAGGGCGTCTGGTTCCACCTCTACACCGTGATCGACATCTGGTCCCGTTACGTCGTCGGGCACCTGGTCGCCGCGCACGAGGACGGCCAGCTCGCCGAGGCGCTGATCGCTGACGCGGCCGCCCGCGAACGCGTCGATGCCGATCAGTTGACCGTGCACGCCGACCGTGGCGCCGCGATGACCAGCAAGACCGTCACCCAGCTGCTGACCGATCTGAAGATCGGCCGTAGCCACAGCCGTCCGAAGACATCGAACGACAATCCGTACATCGAGGCGAGCTTCAAGACGTTGAAGTACGACCCGACGTTTCCCGAGCGGTTCGGGTCGATCCAGCACGCCCGGCAGCACTGCGAGGCGTTCTACACCTACTACAACCACGAGCACCGGCACTCCGGGGTCGGCCTGCACACCCCGGCATCGGTGCATCACGGCACCGCCGGGCAGATCCGTGAACAGCGGCAACAGACCCTCGACGCGGCCTGGGCAGCGCACCCGCAACGGTTCGGCCGCCGCCGTCCACGCCCGCCCCGCCTCCCGGACCGGGCATGGATCAACAAACCCGACAACAGCGACCCCGAACAGACCACCGCCTCGCCCGTGCCCAACCAACCAGCAGCACAAAGCTAA
- the tcmP gene encoding three-Cys-motif partner protein TcmP produces the protein MDSWGNAPVPFKLLQRLASNVSTEVIVTLLPQHFVRFVSNLGEAGDDVFGGDPRWREVVNLPPAAKSRHILTCYRHALQAAGFAYLLDFELIPRNGQPLYLVFGTGHPLGVQKMKDSLWEVDRAQGVGFRDPRDEQAETLFAIDEPLLGPLTRLLQQRLRDSEPVRVEDLRNFALLETVYRPEHVIKALKPLVDASTVKIEGGGRLQRSSFVSLAPST, from the coding sequence CTGGACTCCTGGGGCAACGCACCCGTACCATTCAAGCTGCTGCAACGCCTCGCCTCGAACGTGTCCACCGAGGTCATCGTTACGCTACTGCCGCAGCACTTCGTGCGCTTCGTCAGCAACCTTGGCGAGGCAGGCGACGACGTTTTCGGCGGCGACCCACGCTGGCGCGAAGTCGTCAACCTTCCGCCAGCAGCGAAGAGTCGCCACATCCTCACCTGCTACCGACACGCCCTGCAGGCAGCGGGCTTTGCCTATCTGCTGGACTTCGAGCTTATCCCCCGCAACGGTCAGCCCCTCTACCTCGTCTTCGGCACCGGGCACCCACTTGGCGTGCAGAAGATGAAAGACAGCCTCTGGGAAGTCGACCGCGCCCAAGGCGTGGGCTTCCGCGACCCCCGCGACGAACAGGCGGAGACGTTGTTCGCCATCGATGAACCACTGCTCGGACCGCTGACCCGACTACTGCAGCAGAGGCTGCGTGACAGTGAACCGGTCCGCGTCGAGGACCTGCGCAACTTCGCACTGCTGGAAACGGTGTACCGGCCGGAACACGTCATCAAGGCACTCAAGCCGCTCGTTGACGCCAGCACCGTGAAGATTGAGGGCGGCGGCCGGCTGCAGAGATCATCCTTCGTCTCGCTGGCACCGTCGACGTGA